The proteins below are encoded in one region of Brassica napus cultivar Da-Ae chromosome A6, Da-Ae, whole genome shotgun sequence:
- the LOC125575858 gene encoding uncharacterized protein LOC125575858 has protein sequence MNEITKETPGSPIAQQNIETPVLTPIQTQQETHELMNEIISPNISDTQPNTRARRNLLTEQNKDVESRVQNPFEIGANVEISSQDDNTCHKWYPGNVLATYLVDGVEMVKVEYFVPSLDEKKRKRSVETRVSIDRIRPQPPPERSGAKKSYELMQDVEAFDNGAWCAGKVKVILFDGSCFVSLNNSKEQIYFHHSEMRKPRKWVDGVWEMTKKMEEEQTQSVNPSEGDGDKKGKAKAVACKKNEAAGPSEDGVGKMAKEIEVKQGKSVKPSQDDHAKKGKPDVGKKKKANAQPVDMLPFLQREEKRPIRPRNPPIPVTPEVILPIDPFVTPEFPRFSRLAHWMDLRGIYRVPFYINGKEIEKEFFQKMDDAENNLNKEHINVAFEMLNCKRVEQGAWFRNNNLPAACFVPVKFLEVVGYAYESVRKPHKKKQTLLEGCVGELVKGLIHPKKVWLEDVDVIYGVIEDKLSYHYIGVEIQLMDNTITLFHCGLPKANIKRALNQIQELAVLISAIKMELLGEEVNFEDISPFEVKFAEGLPKTKFPYNCGIFVVKMLECRSLGLKSMANINDETAMDLRSKLCCEIFDQFMDKDFQEGQRK, from the exons ATGAATGAGATCACGAAAGAGACACCTGGTTCTCCAATAGCTCAACAGAATATTGAGACTCCAGTCCTTACTCCAATTCAGACGCAGCAG GAGACTCACGAGCTTATGAATGAGATCATTTCACCAAACATTTCCGACACACAGCCAAATACCCGAGCTCGCAGAAATCTTTTAACAGAGCAAAATAAG GATGTAGAAAGCAGAGTTCAAAATCCCTTTGAGATCGGAGCAAATGTGGAGATTTCATCACAAGATGACAATACTTGTCATAAATGGTATCCAGGAAATGTGTTGGCAACATATTTGGTTGATGGGGTTGAGATGGTGAAAGTTGAGTACTTCGTCCCGTCTCTGGacgaaaagaagaggaaaaggagtgTTGAGACACGTGTATCAATTGACAGAATACGTCCTCAACCACCACCTGAGAGATCTGGAGCGAAGAAAAGTTATGAGCTAATGCAGGACGTGGAGGCGTTCGACAATGGTGCCTGGTGCGCTGGAAAAGTTAAAGTCATTTTGTTTGATGGCTCGTGTTTTGTCTCTTTGAACAATTCTAAAGAACAAATTTACTTCCACCATTCTGAGATgcgaaaaccaagaaaatgggtagatggtgtttgggagatgacaaaaaag ATGGAAGAAGAGCAGACGCAGAGTGTGAATCCAagtgaaggagatggtgataaaaag GGGAAGGCGAAGGCTGTCGCTTGTAAGAAAAATGAAGCAGCTGGTCCATCAGAAGATGGTGTTGGGAAAATGGCAAAAGag ATAGAAGTAAAGCAGGGTAAGAGTGTGAAACCAAGTCAAGACGATCATGCAAAAAag ggGAAGCCTGATGttggtaagaagaagaaagcaaatgCTCAGCCAGTAGATATGCTTCCTTTTCTACAGCGAGAAGAGAAGAGGCCAATACGACCTAGAAACCCTCCTATACCTGTAACACCTGAGGTAATCCTTCCAATTGATCCATTTGTGACACCTGAATTTCCTCGGTTTTCAAGGCTTGCACACTGGATGGATCTACGGGGCATATATCGTGT ACCGTTTTATATCAAtggaaaagaaattgaaaaagagttctttcaaaaaatggacgatgcagaaaacAATCTCAACAAAGAG CACATAAATGTTGCATTTGAAATGCTAAATTGTAAGAGGGTTGAGCAAGGTGCTTGGTTCCGCAACAACAATCTTCCAGCAGCATGCTTTGTACCAGTCAAATTcttagaagtggttgggtacgcTTATGAATCTGTCAGGAAGCcacataagaaaaaacaaacgtTATTGGAGGGCTGTGTAGGCGAACTTGTGAAAGGTTTAATACATCCAAAGAAGGTATGGCTGGAAGATGTTGATGTTATATATGGTGTCATTGAAGATAAGTTGAGCTATCACTATATTGGGGTGGAGATACAATTGatggacaacacaatcacaCTCTTCCATTGTGGTCTTCCAAAAGCAAATATCAAACGTGCTCTTAATCAAATCCAAGAACTGGCAG TGTTGATTAGTGCCATAAAGATGGAACTTCTTGGTGAAGAGGTTAATTTCGAAGATATCAGTCCATTTGAAGTTAAGTTTGCAGAAGGGCTTCCAAAGACAAAATTTCCATACAACTGTGGTATTTTTGTTGTGAAGATGCTGGAATGCAGGTCACTGGGATTGAAGAGCATGGctaatataaatgatgaaacTGCGATGGACTTACGAAGCAAGCTATGTTGTGAGATCTTCGACCAGTTTATGGATAAAGATTTCCAGGAAGGTCAAAGGAAGTGA